Proteins encoded within one genomic window of Nitrospina gracilis 3/211:
- the sfsA gene encoding DNA/RNA nuclease SfsA: MKLGPRIVDGVFQERPNRYLAQVVVDGVTVPAHVPDPGRLPGLMIPGRRVRLLHNPGPQRKTDYSLVLVRHGRIWVSVYPVFANALVRDALESRTLAVLPGYDRFDAEVKHGKSRFDFRLKFGGQDCYVEVKSVSCVEKTVGKFPDAPTERGRRHIEELIDLKKKGNRAAVLFVSQRSDTRTITSFDTIDPAFGEVLRQARDVGVELYGYNCRVTASSVSLNRPVDVVL; the protein is encoded by the coding sequence ATGAAACTGGGACCGCGCATTGTGGACGGCGTGTTTCAGGAGCGGCCGAACCGGTACCTGGCGCAGGTGGTGGTCGATGGTGTGACCGTTCCCGCCCACGTGCCCGACCCCGGCCGTCTGCCCGGCCTCATGATCCCCGGCCGCCGCGTGCGGCTACTCCACAATCCCGGCCCGCAACGCAAAACCGATTACAGCCTGGTGCTGGTGCGTCATGGCCGCATCTGGGTTTCCGTTTATCCCGTGTTCGCGAACGCGCTGGTGCGCGACGCGCTGGAGTCAAGGACGCTGGCCGTGCTTCCTGGATACGATCGCTTCGATGCCGAAGTGAAGCATGGCAAAAGCCGATTCGATTTTCGATTGAAATTTGGCGGGCAGGACTGTTACGTAGAGGTGAAGTCGGTCAGTTGCGTGGAGAAGACGGTGGGTAAATTTCCGGATGCGCCGACGGAACGCGGCAGGAGGCACATCGAGGAGTTGATCGATTTGAAGAAAAAGGGAAACCGCGCGGCGGTTTTGTTCGTGTCGCAACGCTCGGACACGCGGACGATCACCAGCTTCGATACCATCGACCCTGCTTTCGGCGAAGTCTTGAGGCAGGCGCGGGACGTGGGAGTGGAGCTTTACGGATACAATTGCCGCGTCACCGCGTCGTCGGTGTCCCTGAACCGTCCTGTGGATGTGGTTTTGTAA